The DNA segment gatatatatgcGACTTCAACTTCTTGAAAGTGAGTTGATGATGACGTGTCAACAAGAATTTTCAATCAAGCAATATTTTACAAAGGTGAATTCACTTTGCCGTGAGATATCTAAATTGGATCTTTTTGCCAATATTAATGAACAAcacatgagaagaattattatCTCTGTGTTGAGACTTGAATATAGATGTTTTATTACAACCATTCAAGGTTGGCCAACTCAATCTTCTCTAGAGGAGCTAGAGAATTTATTACATCAGCTAAGCAATTAGCCAATGTCACATTAAAGAACGAGAAAAAGCATTGTTTGATGGTAACAAAAAAGGGTGattcaagaaaatgatgaagaaaaaggACAAGAAGGAAGGAGCCAAATCAAGAGGAGATCAAAGTTATTGGCAAAGAGGAATTcaacaatattaaaaagtaaataaacttcaaaatcaaaatattaaatgctttaGTTGTGGCCGAAAAGGACACTATGCTCGGGATTGTTGGTGGAAGAAAACTTCAGAAGAAGGAAATATGGTAAAATCAAACACAAGTTATAGTGAAGAATCGTTTGCAGGGACAAGGGGCAAAGAGGTGccttatttgtaaaaaaaagcAACTTCTATCAGaaatctcttgaagagattaTCTTTTGATAAAGCAGTAATATGTACAATTATAGATAATTCAAAAGAACTAGCGTTAGCAACAACTAATTCTAAAGCAGTTGACTATGGGAAAGATTGGATAGTTGACCCAAGATGCTCCAAAAGATTGGATAGCATCATATCATTCCAATCTAtttgtgaaaataataataataataataataataataataataatagtaatggtATATATGGACAATTTAATCATTACCGGGGTTAATGAATgtcagaaaaagaagagaaaatttatCAGTGCAGTTCCAAATGAAAGAGCTTGGAGAATTGGGATATTTCCTTGGATTGGAACTAGGAATgacaaaatgactatttttgaATATTTCCTTGGATTGGAACTAGGAATgacaaaatgactatttttgaACCAGTAAACATATGCAAGAGATCTCTTTAAAAAGTTTGTAATGCTTGAATGCAAATAAAACTCTTCTACAATGGAAATTAATTCTAAGATATGTGCAAAAGAAGCTGAATGTACAAAAAAGGTATGTTAAATGAGCCAACAACCTTGGCCTTATGTACAAAAAAAGGAGGTGAATGTAAAGTAACAGGGTACTGTGATGCGGATTATGCTGGAGATCACCACACACCCACACACGTAGATCAACTACTAGTTACATATTTAGTCCTGAATCTAGACCAATTTCTTGCTGTAGTAAAAGGCAAGTATCACTTTCAATTACCGAAGCAAAATATAGAGTAGTAGCAATTGTAGCCTAAAAATCCATAGTTAATGCAATTTTAATGAAGGATCTACATGAGCAAGAAGTAAATTATTTAGTGCCACTCTATTGTGATAATCTATCTGCTATACAATTGGCAAACAAATCCAGTGTTTCACGCAAGAACTAAGCATATGGAAGTCCATTATTATTTCATAGGAGAGAAAGTACAAAATGGAGAGAGAATTGTAGCCAATCATGATGGAGGAACAAATAGCATATATGTTAACCAAAAGTCTAGTTTCATCCAAGTTTATTGAGTTCCATAACCATGTAGGCATGACTACCGGAATGGGAGAAGTTAGTGTTGGGGGGGAGTGttgaataaagataaaaaaaaaacacttctcTAATTTTGACCGACCCACTCCAATTTACTGCCATTCTTGAAGGTTCTAAATTCATAGTTGTTGAATTGcttcaaccaacaacaataacaatTGTATTTTGTAAAACATCTAGCTAACATCTCATGGTTTTCAGCTTACACCCCACTACTATACTTTTTACCATAGTTTCATGAAGTCTTTTATGGCCATTTTGTCCTTCTTGTCTCCTGTTTAATCCAATAGATCACATGTTTGCTCTCTCCTACGCGTCTCTCTCTTCTATAAGGTGACAACAAAGccctctttttattattattatagttcATGACCGATCGTTGATATCTACTTTTCTACCGATTTGAAAACCTATACAAGGCAGCACAAAGCCCTCTATTGATAATTTGGTGtcataatgtatttttttttttttaagcgtGTCATAATGTATTTTGAGTGCACTTTTGTGGGTTAAAAATGTTAACGAGTTCTGTTTTGTAAGAGTTATTTAAGTGTGTCGTATACTTGGTGAtatcaattatataaaattaaagtaaTTTATTTTGAGTACTCTATTTATTTTCAACTCCATCACCCAACAACTATCCTTCACTTTACCTTCTTAATTTATGTTTCTAATTATGAATTGTGtttatcttcttcttatttgcttggaaaaaaaaaaaaaaagtggatgaGTGAAATAGTTGATAGGCCAATATAGAATGAAACTTGCtgtttggatttggatttgcATACCCCGATCCCTCCTACGTATACAGCCTATTCTTTCAATATACTTATTCACAATAATATTCCCCACTACCTCAATCTTATTCTCTTCGTAGAGTAAAGGTATAGGTGTAATGTTAGAGGTATGAATAAAAGGGCTAATTTTGTTTGGGCACCTTGTTCTCATAAACAAATGTGGATGTAACAAATCCAGTTCAATTCgattttgtacattttttaataatcgaATTGGTATATAGCTGTAATAGCCCAAGCCCATCCAAAAGCCCAAcccttttttatctttcttcCCCCCCAACCCCTTCTCCTCTCTTCCTGTAGCTTCTTCCCCCCTtctgattctctctctctcatgacacTTCTTTGCCTCTCATGcacaaacccccccccccccctcccccactttattgtctctctctctctaaccctccctatatatacatatatatttactctctttctttctccatAACCTCCACCCACAACCACTATTCCTTGCTGTTCCATCACCATTAACGACAATATTAGGTAAATTCTCATGCCTCATAAATAATAGATTTAATGAATTTGAgtataaaatttgttaagatttggtattgtgaattattgagaaaatactttgttgATTACGTTGTTAGGATGTattgaagatgaatttaatattcAAGTGCTAGTGGTAAGTATTAGATAGAATTAATCTATATTTATGTCATTGTTATATGGTTGAGTGTAGACAATATTTATGTCGAATTAATAAGGGGATAAAGATCAGTGAACAAGCTGTCCAGCAATGTATTTGCAACCTAGAAATTTGAAGTTTatcattttggaatataatctTTTAGAATAAGTCTAAATTCATGTTATTAGAGATTGTGGAAAATTTTAGAGTTAAGTGAAATAATTTCTAGAGTAGAAGTTGACGGATTATAATGACCTTAAAATAGGTTCCAAGTGACCATTGGCAAAGGAATATTGTGACTATTTTACCTAAAAATCGAGATAAGTGGCTCTTTAATGAGTTTTTAACAAAAGAACTTTTAGTTTTGTTTGGAATGGTGCACTTGAGTATTATATTTCAAACTTGTGTAAACTTTGAACTTGTACACATTCTTATGCTATTTTGGCTCTCTTTATGGGATTTGTGCAAATTTTATAATGGTTggaatgtttgaaaaatgatatgtGGTGTATTAAATTTGAAAGTTCAATGTGAGCATGTTATTTATTCTTGATCCTATAATATAAATgtctttgtgacatgtttgacgTCCCTCGCGGCGTGATATTTTCGTGGCATGATATCTTTGTAGTATATCGATGCCCTCATGGAATGATCATGTTTTCGTGGAATGATATATTTGTGGTATATTGGTAATTTTTCTATTATCATGTGCTCTTGAATATGATATTTGGCTAAATATGTTGGTTGAGATAAAATTGTAttgttcatattattttattagatatTTATTCACTATcttatagttaaaaaaattgccCAACTCCCACACCCCATTAAATTGTTACTTACTGAGCATATAATTTCTGgaatttttatataagtatatatgatcaaatgtgtaaaaatttatttacaaaaaaaatatatattataacttaaaaTTGCCTTAAAAGTGTACCTTATGATTCTAcaatataataaaatcctctacaGTTTCGTGGAAGTAGGTAGGTTGCCGAACTACGTAAATTTGTATCAAGTAATTGATTGtctaattatttcttatttacttttattttattgtcatCATTTTCACAACAAAATACTCTTGTCATAAAAAGatcacacaaaaataaattcaacgtAGTTTGATATGGTAcgtcaaattgtaaatttacttttattataaaatagatttaacgaaTTACATGAAAACATAtcaatttgtagatttatttttgtataattcctTAATATTTGTAGCACTTATGTATGAATATTTTATCCTCTCTCGATAAGAAAGTAACTTTAGAACCATGAGTTTGTATTATTAATAATctgtttaattatttcattaatgtGATGATagcaaataattgaaagagaaatgatatttgcagtcgtagttGTACAAGCAgagtgcagtcgctttgaaaaaaatgaattaatatgggacccacatgaaaaaaaaaactaactttttaatcgtggacctcactttttttcaaagcgattgcgcggcgtttaCAATTCtacaactgtatgtagcattgctctttaaGAAATAAGCAGCTCTTTAGTTGTGCTGCTTATTtcttaaatcttataaaataacATCTTTCTTTCACTATCCATACACAACATAGTTTTAGGATAGAgattctctttcatttttatttttaaattgaagaGACAGATATAATATAACGAGTTTAAAgcatttaatgttatttttataaaagttctCAAACGTGTGAATCTCTTGTAAATGGATCGTTTTTATACAGAGgactaataaatattataaatttaattgcaAAATTAGTTTTAACGGTGCGATTGACACATTACATTATAAGCATGTGCAAGACATTAATTAGCTGACGTGGATATTGTGTCATGTATCATCAATCAAATATTGACACGTAACTaataattaaatacttatttgagaattttttgatgttaaatatgaaattgtaaaaaagaaaaaatttatttataatctatttttaaaaagtgaaaaacTCCTCTAATTTTACGACTAGTCCTTACTATTCTATCAAAGAAATTTATAgcagtaatgttatatacagttgtaGAATGTGTAAAAGTTgtgtaattgttttgaaaaagaatgagtctatgattaaaaatttaattttttttatgtgggttttgtattaattaatttttttaaagagattgtgCGACGCTTGcacgattataaatatcatttttttaatttaaaaaatttataattcggCTTTAGTGAAAATGACATATGTGTGACCCAAAATGAGGCAGCACAGGGGAGGCTCTCACTCTTGAATATGAAGGGGGCAGAGTGGACTCACTTTTAGCAGTAGCCTTTCTAGTTACaagtttgataaattttatataaaatttttttataaaagataaatctcaataataaaaaataaattttttacatattatttttaataacatCTTCAATAACTTATACATGATTTATCTGTTAAGAAGTGATAAAAATcatccatttttcttataatttttctaataaaaatctaaaaggTGGATGCAACAAACAGGAGGAAGTCTGCAGCAATAACAAGGACTTTGGAAAAGAAGATTCCCTTCACTGTCTCTGGGGTGCGAAAAAAGACATTCGAGCTCTTTTTACTTAGCCATCACAACTCTTTCTCGCCGAAATGAGTGTTTCGGCATTGCAGCTGCAGCAGTGACTTTGCCCTTTACCCACcaaaataatacggaaagtttCTTAGCATCAGTCGGTCAGGCCATGGAAAACATGAGGAAGGATCAAGAACATGACACAAATGTGCTCTTGGTATGACACtttcttcgttttttttttttattttttttttatttttttaatgaaaaggtttttcttttgttattattCAAACCCAGATTGTGCCGagactctttcttttctggttCTATTTGGGAATTCTTTTCCATTTTAAAATACGTTGACTAATACGCATTTGAGGGTTTCAATGTCTGTATCCTATCGTTTTCTTTCTGTCGTGGGTTTCGGTAATCAGCAGTATTAATTGCCCTAACAGAATTTAGATGAATCCTAGTTGAAAATGGGACCTTGCATGTCTTTTATTTGTATCGTTTATTCATTTGCTGACTATTTTATTGACCAGTAAAATTATCTTCGTAGAGGAATCATGATTCATTCTCAAGGAAATGCATTGATATCTTTCTCGCATTTTGGACACTGAAAACATGCTTGAATTTTTCTGTCAGTAGAAAACTATTTTATGACCCATATCTAGATATATTTATGCGAGAGgaatttataaatttcaattACTTCTTATACTCTATCAGAATGAATATGAGCATGAACAGACAAAGGAAGACCAGAGCCAGCCCAATGTTGCACTCGCTACAAAGACTGAAAGCCCTTTGCAGGATAATGCACATTCCCAAAATCAGCAGCACTCACCAGTTCTGCAATGGCCATACACGGCTCAACATGCTGTGGAGCAGTCCCCATTAGTTTCTAAACCCTGTCCTACCACTCAATCGTCCTCACCTATCATCCAGAACCAATGGCAGCAATTACTAAATCTTCAACAGAATCCTACTAGCCACCAGGCCCACCAAGGACAGCCAATGCATTTTGTTCAACCAGCATCGCCCTTTTGGCTGCCCCAGCATCCTGCTTACCTGTTGCCTGGAGTGAATGCACCCTGTACATTTTCTCCACTCACTCCCCTTGGAACAACTGACGTTAGCTGGCAAGCTCCTGGTGCTTTAGGAGGAGGAACTCCATCTACAAACCAACCCCATATTCCCAATTGCTGTTATCAAGTTGGATACGCATATCAAGGCTTTCCAGGTGCCTTTTCAATTTAAGTCATTTTTCCTTGCTATATGTATTGATGGATGTTGCTGGGTTCAATTAACATCATGAACCATAACTGGCAAGGATTCGGGTAAATTATAATGGGCATCGATTAATTGATGCGATGATGTTAGTGAACAGTTCAGGAATGATTTGCAACATATAGGACTTGAACTAGTCCAGCTATGGAGCAGAATTTCGAGATTGGTCTTTTAACTGTCAATGACTgggcaaaaaagaaaatactaataTCTGAATGAATTAATTGTTTCTGGTATATAAATGTAATTTGAGTCATATGAAGGTAGTTTCTTATTTATAGGTCCTTGGGATCACTCTTCTTGGTCGGGTCAAGGGCAACAATCCCAGCCTCCTTGCACTTACAGTTTCCCGGGAGCATATGGCTTTTTTCCTTTGCCAACTCCACAATTGTCTAATCATGCAGCATCCCTTGGACAACCCTTCCAGAGAGGATTCATCAGGCTTCCGACAAACCTTTCCCAGAAGCATCAGCAACTCTGGGATTCTCAAGTATGTTTTTTTCACCTCCTATAATACAGTacaatgtcattttttttttttttttcctaattggGATTTGATTTATATAGTCCTATGGTGTGCAAGCCCCACACAcactctttgaaaaaagtggacAAATCTGAGACTCAAATGAAAAAACCCATTTTTTAATGGTGGTGGTGAgaccccattttttttttaagagagggCATAGGCTTGCACATTGTAGGACTCTATCTATCATTACTCTCTCTGATTATGAGTTAACAAGCTGGATTATCTGGTGTGGGGTTGCAGTCAGCGGAGAATGTTCAGCTATGGAATGTAATTAATCTTTTGCAATCCGAAATAGCTGATTACAAGAATCGGTTAATGAAGCTTGAAGTGGCAGTCTCATCTCAGAAACCAACAGTGGAAGAGCCTACTTCTCAAGTTACTGGGAGTGGTTCAGCTCGACAACCATTAAAGAGAGGAAGaccaaagaaaaaattgatgaatGCACTAACTTCTCCAAGTGAGTCTAATCACCGAGCTCAATGTACAAAGCTTCCATCATTTAGAGCTCCATCCGGAagtaaatcaattatttttgaGAAAGTTATCCTTAGAAAGGCtgaagataaagaaaaagtaCCTTGCGTGTCTGTCATTACAGAGCAAGAAAACATTGAAAAGGTCTCCAATATTGTGTCACCTCACACTATTGGCAACTCGGGGATCAATGGAAACAATCAGATGATGCCTGCATTCCAAAATCATGTTCATAGGGAATTTTCTGGAGTCCAAATAAGTGGATTTGGTCTTAGTTCCTCTTCAGAATTGAAGAGTATTGATGAAAAGGTCAAGGACTTGAAAACTGACCATTCAATTCTGTCTCAGCAAGCTAAGGGGATGAATAACAATGGCGCTTCACCTATTTATATGGGAGCTACAGCTAATGGGAGTCTTGGATTTCATTCGTATATTACCCCTGACTACTCTGGAAGAAATTTGTTAAATATAGGGTCTCAAGGTGTCCACAATGATTGCAATGTCACAAGTCAAGAAGGAAAAATCATTCCTGGATGGGGTTTTGCAAATGATGAGGATGCCTCTGAGGAGCTTGAAACTGCTGTGGTAGGATCCACAAAGGATGAAAATGAGGGGGAAATGGGAGACGATGTCAGCTCAGGAGCCGAAGACGATGTTCGAGAACAGGATGAGCCCACCT comes from the Carya illinoinensis cultivar Pawnee chromosome 8, C.illinoinensisPawnee_v1, whole genome shotgun sequence genome and includes:
- the LOC122318058 gene encoding uncharacterized protein LOC122318058, which codes for MENMRKDQEHDTNVLLNEYEHEQTKEDQSQPNVALATKTESPLQDNAHSQNQQHSPVLQWPYTAQHAVEQSPLVSKPCPTTQSSSPIIQNQWQQLLNLQQNPTSHQAHQGQPMHFVQPASPFWLPQHPAYLLPGVNAPCTFSPLTPLGTTDVSWQAPGALGGGTPSTNQPHIPNCCYQVGYAYQGFPGPWDHSSWSGQGQQSQPPCTYSFPGAYGFFPLPTPQLSNHAASLGQPFQRGFIRLPTNLSQKHQQLWDSQSAENVQLWNVINLLQSEIADYKNRLMKLEVAVSSQKPTVEEPTSQVTGSGSARQPLKRGRPKKKLMNALTSPSESNHRAQCTKLPSFRAPSGSKSIIFEKVILRKAEDKEKVPCVSVITEQENIEKVSNIVSPHTIGNSGINGNNQMMPAFQNHVHREFSGVQISGFGLSSSSELKSIDEKVKDLKTDHSILSQQAKGMNNNGASPIYMGATANGSLGFHSYITPDYSGRNLLNIGSQGVHNDCNVTSQEGKIIPGWGFANDEDASEELETAVVGSTKDENEGEMGDDVSSGAEDDVREQDEPTYKMDDSAGIGLTLSKS